The Sorangiineae bacterium MSr11954 DNA segment ACATTGGCAACTACCTGGTGGTGCTCCGCAAGGGGCGGCTGTTTGCGGCCGATGTCCGCGACGGACGAGCGCCGGCCTCGAGCGACTCCGTGCGCGTGGCCCGGACCGACGCCCTGAACCGGGGCGTTTGGTACGACGAGATGCTCGTCAAAGGCGATTTGATTTACGTGGTCGGCTACCGCTACGCGGTGCCCGGGTTTCGCGGCGCGACCGAGATCGACACCTTCCGGCTCACGGCGGGGAAGCTCGAGCGCCTCAAGACGATGTTCCTCGAGTCCAACGATTATTACTCGGGTCGAAACTACGCGAGCCGCATGGTGGACGGAAAGCTCCTCTTCTACATGCCGCACCTCATCGGCCGCCGCGACGCGGCCCTCGCGTATCCGCGGCTCCTCGAGATGAACGACGAGGGCCAGGTGCGCGCCGTAGGGCCCTTGTTCGGTGCGCTCGACGTCACGACGTCCCTCCATCGTCCGATTTTTCCCACCTTCCATACGATCGTGCGCTGCGAGCTGCCCGCGAGCGGCGAGCTGGCGTGCGACGCGAAGAGCGTCATCGGAGGTTGGTGGCGCGAGACGTACGTCTCGACGAACGCCGTGTATCTGTGGGCCTCGTCCCACGTTTACCGGTTCGATTTCGCGTCCCTCGACGTCACCACCCACCGCGCCAACGGTTCGCCGCTCGACCAATTCTCGTTTCGCGAGTCGCGAGGCGAATTGTTGGTCGCCGTGAACGCGGAGAGCAAGGCCTCGCTCGCGTCGTTGCCGCTCGCGGCGTTCGATAAGAAGGGGCTGCAAGACGTCGAGGCACGCGCGCTCGCGCCGGGTCATCTCGCGACGAACCGCTTCGTGGGCGATGTCCTCGTCGCGTCGGTTTCGGGCGAAGGCGCGCGCCTGGTGACCCTCGATGCGCGGACGGGCGCCATCTCCTCGGCGCCCGCCGAGGGCATCGTTCGCGTCGAGCCGCTGGGCGATCGGCGCGCGCTGGTCGTAAGCCGGGCCCGGAGTGGTTTACGGCTGCGCGCCCTCTCGGTGGACGACGTGGAGCATCCCCTGGGCGAGCTCGCGCTCGAGGGCCTGACCCAAGGCGAGGGAAGGAGCCATGGCTTCTTCTACAAGCCCGGCGCCGGCCAGGCAGGCACCTTTGGATACGCCGTCATCAACGAGCCCCGTTCCGGCGCCAATTGGGGTTGGGGAAATGGTATTTCCAACTTGGGATTCTTCGATGTCGCGCCCGATGGAGCCCTGGCCCCGCTGGGCATCGTATCCGCCGGCAATGTCGCGAGCCCGTGCGAAACGTCGTGCGTCGACTGGTACGGCAACACGCGGCCCATCTTCTTGCGCGATCGCGCCTTTGCCCTCATGGGCAGCGAGCTCGCCGAGCTCTCCTTGCGCCCCGCCGCCGCGCGCATCGGCGCCGCCGTCGTCCTCACGTCGAACTGACCGAGGACCGCGGCGGACGGCCGCGGCCTATGTGGTCGCGACCAACAGCTCCTCCGAGACCGCCGGCCGAAGTCCGTCCGATCGACCGGCGAAGTAGCGCTGCGTGAGATCGGCGCCCGACACACACCGGGCCTCTTTGAAGCCGCATTCGCGGGCCAACGCCCGGATCTCCTCGGGCGCGAAGAAGCTGATGAACGGCGTGCCGGAGGCCGCCGCGCCGGCCTCCGCCTTCAGGCGCCCGGGCCGCTCTTCGGGATCGGCGAGCTCGATGGGCAGCATGTACGTCATGGCCAAGGTGGAGCGCGGGGCCAGCGCCGCGACTTGGCGCAAGGTGGCGGCGATGGCGTCCCTCGTAAGGTACATGCTGACCCCCGTGGAGGCGACGACCGCCGGCTGGCCCGCGTCGAAGCCGGCTTTGGTGAGCGAGTCCCACCACGATTCGCCAGCCTCGAAGTCGACCGGTACGAGCTTTAGCCACTCGGGAATGCCATACCCCAGCTCCAGCAGCCGCTGCCGCTTCCAAGCTTGGGGACCCGGCTGATCGACCTCGAACACGCGCAGCTTCGCGGCGATCTCGGGCCTGCGTTGGGCGAACGTGTCGAGGCCGGCCCCGAGGATGACGTACTGGTGAACGCCGCGCGCCGCTTGCTCCTCCGCCAGATCTTCGATGAAGCGCGCGCGGGCCACGATGGAGGCGCGGAAGCTTCGGGTGAACGCCGGGTTCATGTCGAAACGGTCGCGCCAATCCTCCGCCGGCGCCACCAGCCGGAGGCCTATTTCGTCCTCGAGCACGTGCGGCGCCGCATCGAGCTGGACGTGCAAGGCCCGCCACAAAGCCACGCGCTCCGCCGTGCTCTCGACCTTCGGAGCGCGATCAGCCACCATGGTGCTTCTCCTTCGCCGCGTCGCCCGCCAGCGGTGCGTGCACGCTGATCTCACGGCCGTCGGGATCGCCGAGCACCATCTCGAGCACCGGAAAATGCTGCCGCTCGAAGGGACGAACGACCACCGCGGCGCTCGGCGGCGCGAACTTCGCGGCGTCGCGCACGCCGATGGCCAACTGGACCTTGAGCGCTTGCTCCTTCGGCCGCTCGGCAACGAAGATGTAAGGTCCGCCGCTGGGGTGGCGCAGCTGCCCCGAGCAATGATCGGTCTCGAACTCCAGCTCGTAACCGAGCCCCTTCCAGAAGGCGACCGTCTTACCCCAATTGTGCGTCTCGATGAGCAAACCTTCGATGCCGTCAGTCTCCATGCTTCCTCCGTTTGGATCGCCGGTCGTCGAGGTAGGCGCGCAGGGCGGCCGCCACGATGGCCGATAGCGATTGCTCGGTCTCGACGGCGTGATGTTTGACCTCCCGAATCAGCTCGGTCGGCAGGTACACGTTGAATTGTTTCACGTCGTCGGCCATCTGGGCGGAATCCTAGGATGCTAGCATGCTAGCGTCAAGGCTCGGCGAGCGGGGCGAAGCGCACGAAGACGCTCACCCTTTGCCAAAGGACATGGCGAGCTGATTCAGATAGTCGACCAGCGACGAGGCCATCTTGCGAGGCATCGCGTCGCGCTTCGTCTGCGTATAGATGGCGCCATCCGCCGGGTGGAGGATGGTCCACGAGCGATCGTCCGAGCCCTGCCCATCACGTGCGTCACGCAAATCATACAAATGACCTAAATCGTGATTCAGAACGATCCCGTCGCCGCGGCCGCGCGCGTGGTGCGCCAAGAGCCTCTCGAGGGGCATGAAGACGAACGACTCTTCACCGCGATCGAGCCTCCGTTCACCTCCGGGGGCGGCGACGGGGCCCGTCCAGAGGCTGTTCATCGCACCATAGAGCGCTTCCAGCGCACGGGGGAGCGGCGCGAAGCGGCTCTCGAAGCCCGCGAGCAGCTCACCGGCGTTCGCGCGCGGCGGCTCGAAGGTGTGGCCATGCACGTCGCCCTCCGCGAGCCAGCCCCGCTTTCGCCACTCTACCGTCGCGGCCTCCACATCGGCGAGGCGCGCACGCAATCGCGCGACCGCCCGAGCCACCGCGCCGCTCGTGCGGAAAATTTTCGATGACGGCTTCTCCAGCTCGTCGGGATCCTGCGCCCGCGCGATGCCCGCATCGGCGGTCATTTCTCGTTTCGGAATCATGCACCGAGTACGTAGGGTCTCGGTCGATGATTCCTCCCGACGAGGAGCCTTTGAACGAACCGCGTTGCGTTTGGCGCGGGATGTCGCCGCACATCGAACCGCGCCACCGCTCGCGCCACTCGGCAGCTCGCGCTAAGACGAAATCTACAGATATCCCAACAGCCAGAAGCTGCTACGGCGTTTGAGCCCCATGTACCATTTGCATGCAGGGTAGAGCGCCGCCACCGCCGCCAGCCACATGAGATAGACCATGGGCAAATCCCAGCCGTAGTTGGCGATGGGCGGCCCCGAGAGGGCCCAAGCCGGGGTCCATGGCAGGGGTTTATCGACGGCATATGCCAGCACGAAGGCCATGATGTGAAGCAAGAAAATGTGCGCCAAGTAGTAAAAGAGCGGCACCCGCCCGTAGATGAGAAGCCAATTGGCCACGCGCCCCTTCAAGCCGTCGAGCGCGGAGAGCAGGAGCAGCATCGGCCCCAGGGTCATCGTGAGGAAGAGCAGCGAGGGTGGATACTTCTCGGTGGTGAGAAAGGACATCACCGTGAGGATGGGGCTCGCCTGGGGGGACCAGGGGTGCCGATCGCCATACACATTGGTGAAGCGCAAGACCATGAAGCCGAAGGTGAGCGACAGGCCGGTATAGAAGAAGAAGCGGCGCCGCCGCGCGGGATCTCCGCGCACGATGGGACCCATCGCATAACCCAACGCCATCACCCCCGCCCAGGGGATGAGCGAATACCCAACCCAGAGGATGGGGCGCTCCGGTGTGCCAACGAAGCCGCCGTGGAGAAATACCCAAATGAACCGCAGCGGACCCCAACTCTCGCCCGTAAAGGAGTCGAGCAAGTTGTGAAAGAGCACCATGGCCGCGCCGACCACCGCCATCCCGCGGATGGGCAGATGAATCAACGCGCTCAGCGCGATCATCGACCAACCGAGGCCCCACATGGTGCTCCCGTCGATGGGGAGGCCGTAGAGCTTGAACCGCCACGCGATGCGCATGATCGTCTCCTCGGCGATCACGAGCGCCAGGCCGCGGGTCCAGAGGAACCGGGAGACCTCGGCGCGGCTCTTTCCACGCGACAGCGAGAGGTAGGCCCCTGTCCCCGCCAGGAGCATGAAGGTGGGGGCGCAAATGTGGGTCACGATCCGGGTGAAAAAGAGCGCCGGCGTGGTCTTTTTCAGATCCGTAGGATCGAACATGGCGCCGCTGAAAAAGTCGCGCGAGTGGTCGATGGCCATCACGATCATCACCACCCCGCGAAGCAGATCCACGGCGTCCACCCGCGCCGCCTTGGCGATCGGCCGCGCCTCGGCTTTGGCGATCGGCCGCGCCTCGGCCGGCGCGCGCTCACCCTGATCGGGCCATGGTGGCCCCTGTCTCGTCTCGACCTGCGGATCCATCATGCGGGCCATGCTGGCACCGCCGCTTGGAGCGCGCGCGCACAAGCGGCCGGCCCTCGGTCCAAACGGATGATTTTCGAAGGGAAGGCTTGGCCTCCCGAAGTCGCCTAGGGTAGCCCCCAGCGCTTGGCGTCGCCGTTGGCCGTGACGTCGCGCGGGGAGGTGTTCGGCGTCTGTCCGCGGGGGGTGATCAAGGCGGTGTCGCCGCAGCGTAGGTCGATGGCGATGGCATCCGGCTCCGCCTGGCGCCAGGGCAGGGGCCGTCCTTGGGCATCGCGCACGTCGATGGTGCCGGCGATGCGGTGGCGAAGGAGCAGCGGCGAGCCGGCCTCGCTACGGATGCGGATCCACTCCGTGCGGCCCTTGCGCCGCGAGGCATCGACCAGAAACGCCCCTTGGGTGCGCAGCTGGGCGAAGGACGCGTCGGCCCAGGTGGTCGACACGGAGGGAAACACGTCGACGACTCGGCCGCTCTGCACCAGCATATCGAGCACCGATTGCGCGGCGGCGAGCGGGCTCTCGATGGCGAAATTGGAGCCTTCGCGGTACATGGTATTGGGCGTCAGCTGGCATTTGTCGACGATGTTGCCGTCCAGGAAGAACCGCAGATGCGAGAGCGCCTCCTCCGGGGCCGCCATGCGGGAGGCCATGCTCGACGCGGCCGCAAAGCTGAATCCATGCCAGAGATCGCGCATGCTCGCCCAGTGATCGAAGCTCGCCTTCATGAGCGCGCGGTCCTCCGGTCGCTCCC contains these protein-coding regions:
- a CDS encoding ribbon-helix-helix protein, CopG family, which produces MADDVKQFNVYLPTELIREVKHHAVETEQSLSAIVAAALRAYLDDRRSKRRKHGD
- a CDS encoding class I SAM-dependent methyltransferase, whose amino-acid sequence is MVADRAPKVESTAERVALWRALHVQLDAAPHVLEDEIGLRLVAPAEDWRDRFDMNPAFTRSFRASIVARARFIEDLAEEQAARGVHQYVILGAGLDTFAQRRPEIAAKLRVFEVDQPGPQAWKRQRLLELGYGIPEWLKLVPVDFEAGESWWDSLTKAGFDAGQPAVVASTGVSMYLTRDAIAATLRQVAALAPRSTLAMTYMLPIELADPEERPGRLKAEAGAAASGTPFISFFAPEEIRALARECGFKEARCVSGADLTQRYFAGRSDGLRPAVSEELLVATT
- a CDS encoding beta-propeller domain-containing protein; the protein is MHRFASEQELDAYVAEAEAEAAKQGCDKGANGDSYNAGGVPGAGPPNENVTNNQENGVDEGGIVKNIGNYLVVLRKGRLFAADVRDGRAPASSDSVRVARTDALNRGVWYDEMLVKGDLIYVVGYRYAVPGFRGATEIDTFRLTAGKLERLKTMFLESNDYYSGRNYASRMVDGKLLFYMPHLIGRRDAALAYPRLLEMNDEGQVRAVGPLFGALDVTTSLHRPIFPTFHTIVRCELPASGELACDAKSVIGGWWRETYVSTNAVYLWASSHVYRFDFASLDVTTHRANGSPLDQFSFRESRGELLVAVNAESKASLASLPLAAFDKKGLQDVEARALAPGHLATNRFVGDVLVASVSGEGARLVTLDARTGAISSAPAEGIVRVEPLGDRRALVVSRARSGLRLRALSVDDVEHPLGELALEGLTQGEGRSHGFFYKPGAGQAGTFGYAVINEPRSGANWGWGNGISNLGFFDVAPDGALAPLGIVSAGNVASPCETSCVDWYGNTRPIFLRDRAFALMGSELAELSLRPAAARIGAAVVLTSN
- a CDS encoding heparan-alpha-glucosaminide N-acetyltransferase domain-containing protein, producing the protein MARMMDPQVETRQGPPWPDQGERAPAEARPIAKAEARPIAKAARVDAVDLLRGVVMIVMAIDHSRDFFSGAMFDPTDLKKTTPALFFTRIVTHICAPTFMLLAGTGAYLSLSRGKSRAEVSRFLWTRGLALVIAEETIMRIAWRFKLYGLPIDGSTMWGLGWSMIALSALIHLPIRGMAVVGAAMVLFHNLLDSFTGESWGPLRFIWVFLHGGFVGTPERPILWVGYSLIPWAGVMALGYAMGPIVRGDPARRRRFFFYTGLSLTFGFMVLRFTNVYGDRHPWSPQASPILTVMSFLTTEKYPPSLLFLTMTLGPMLLLLSALDGLKGRVANWLLIYGRVPLFYYLAHIFLLHIMAFVLAYAVDKPLPWTPAWALSGPPIANYGWDLPMVYLMWLAAVAALYPACKWYMGLKRRSSFWLLGYL